Proteins from one Oscillatoria nigro-viridis PCC 7112 genomic window:
- the trhO gene encoding oxygen-dependent tRNA uridine(34) hydroxylase TrhO codes for MADFLTAALYKFVELPDFAELKAPLLDCCNNNNVKGTILLAEEGINGTIAGSDEGVHAVLAFLRSDPRFADLVHKESFSETAPFYRLKIRLKREIVTMGVPDINPRLMAGKYVKPDEWNKLLDDPDVVVVDVRNEFEVSMGTFEGAINPKTKSFSELPEWVLRETALRNKPKVAMFCTGGIRCEKSTAFLRTQGFEEVYHLEGGILKYLETVPEAESRWEGECFVFDERVSVGQGLKPGNYELCRGCRHPISQEDKASELFVLGVSCPHCHDSKTETKKQGLSERQRQIELAKRRNQVHIGARYEAKKKVDESCD; via the coding sequence ATGGCTGATTTCTTAACCGCTGCTTTATATAAGTTCGTTGAACTACCTGATTTTGCTGAGCTGAAAGCACCGCTACTCGATTGTTGCAACAACAACAACGTCAAAGGCACTATCTTGCTGGCCGAAGAAGGCATTAATGGCACTATTGCCGGCTCGGATGAGGGCGTACACGCAGTGCTGGCATTCTTGCGTAGTGACCCGCGTTTTGCGGATCTGGTACACAAGGAATCTTTTTCGGAAACAGCACCTTTTTACCGCCTGAAAATACGCTTGAAGCGCGAAATAGTCACGATGGGAGTACCGGACATTAATCCCCGCCTCATGGCGGGCAAATATGTTAAGCCTGATGAGTGGAATAAGCTGCTTGACGATCCCGATGTTGTCGTGGTTGATGTGCGTAACGAATTCGAGGTATCTATGGGTACTTTTGAAGGCGCTATTAATCCAAAAACAAAAAGCTTTTCTGAGTTACCGGAATGGGTGCTGCGGGAAACTGCTTTACGCAATAAACCTAAAGTGGCAATGTTTTGTACGGGTGGTATTCGCTGCGAGAAATCTACTGCTTTTTTGCGTACTCAAGGTTTTGAGGAAGTCTATCATCTCGAAGGCGGAATTTTAAAATATTTGGAAACGGTGCCGGAAGCAGAAAGTCGTTGGGAAGGTGAATGTTTTGTCTTTGATGAACGGGTTTCTGTTGGTCAGGGCTTAAAGCCGGGTAATTATGAACTTTGTCGCGGTTGTCGTCACCCGATTAGTCAGGAAGATAAGGCTTCTGAATTATTTGTACTTGGTGTGAGTTGTCCTCATTGTCATGACTCCAAAACTGAAACCAAAAAACAAGGCTTATCTGAACGTCAACGTCAGATTGAGCTTGCTAAGCGTCGCAACCAAGTACATATAGGCGCGCGCTACGAGGCGAAGAAAAAAGTAGATGAGTCCTGCGACTAA